Proteins co-encoded in one Babylonia areolata isolate BAREFJ2019XMU chromosome 5, ASM4173473v1, whole genome shotgun sequence genomic window:
- the LOC143282282 gene encoding uncharacterized protein LOC143282282, whose product MPFWACRVTDEVPCEMNVSRPIHISMAALETDLQAAMETASSSPVQLELEHWLSAQTCRKYVLCTLSQSTLQQLMNFTLSQGERIVFSLKGKGAVYLSGQALSEADYRICREEALKTGCARHIRTPHDPEDEPDDDDLDDEEEEEEDGEYEASFIDDNDLEEEEEEVEDEEDEESEYCHDDDCDSLMEEIKISGPSLAFIPPGSRREKAAKGPAHAIRWFDAGGERNSDSKRMTMKPETAKRAAETFKSPASSPKTNGPRAAAVRTEDRRSEPRDKLGHRASSTSSEGISTPVRSPITVAEPADKKQRLADSSSKKPSVSTTASSGTASARPRTEDRKPRDSQGHSAGSRSSEGQVTHKRLSITPVETSSSAVKKQRVADVAHSAEKKHHVADVGHSAEKRVSDGAHSTEKKRRVSDVAHSSEKKQHVADVGHSTDKKRRVTDVAHNAEKKQRVADVAHSAELHRAHAASSMSQGRDLPAQRTPKHRTGSESKSGTTCTAVLEEIASGKTLLPEGPPSSLHVFGRIMVKSEAATVPISIMMQGLIPPRQFALVGGEVLQELLSTSFYDSDEYEQMVSLCYTDDGDKYKQMVSLCYTDDGDKYKQMLQEAVIYGPTWVHLDNLQNVSKRRCTKQFTDQCSKPDRRASHIRTRYQDRHIVVPLQNNLTGSSSLVFKALLATSITSGCCDADISGYVVHVTICWYRRTR is encoded by the exons ATGCCGTTCTGGG CCTGTAGAGTGACGGATGAGGTTCCATGTGAGATGAATGTGAGTAGACCAATCCACATCTCTATGGCAGCACTGGAAACTGATCTCCAAG cagcaaTGGAGACTGCAAGTTCCAGTCCAGTGCAGTTGGAGTTGGAGCACTGGTTGTCAGCACAGACGTGTCGTAAATATGTTCTGTGTACGCTGAGCCAGTCCACCCTGCAACAGCTGATGAACTTCACCTTGAGTCAGGGCGAACGCATTGTCTTCTCCCTCAAGGGTAAAG GTGCCGTGTATCTGAGTGGACAAGCCTTGTCTGAAGCTGATTATCGGATTTGTAGAG AAGAAGCACTTAAAACTGGTTGTGCCCGACATATCCGGACACCACATGACCCAGAAGAtgaacctgatgatgatgatcttgatgatgaagaggaggaagaggaagatggtgAATATGAAGCCAGT tttattgATGACAACGatttggaagaggaagaagaagaggtggaagatgaagaagatgaag agtctgAATACTGCCACGACGATGACTGTGATTCTCTGATGGAAGAAATAAAAATCAGCGGCCCCTCACTTGCCTTCATACCGCCTGGAAGTAGGAGAGAGAAAGCTGCAAAGGGTCCAGCCCATGCCATCAGGTGGTTTGATGCTGGCGGTGAAAGAAATTCTGATTCAAAGAGGATGACCATGAAACCG GAAACAGCTAAAAGAGCAGCAGAGACATTCAAATCTCCTGCATCGTCACCAAAAACCAACGGACCACGGGCAGCCGCAGTTCGTACAGAGGACAGAAGGTCGGAACCCAGGGACAAGCTCGGCCATCGGGCAAGCTCCACATCATCT GAAGGAATATCCACGCCTGTGAGGTCGCCCATCACCGTGGCAGAACCTGCAGACAAAAAGCAGCGTTTGGCTGACAGTTCCAGCAAGAAGCCGAGCGTTTCTACGACAGCCTCTTCGGGTACAGCGAGTGCCAGacccaggacagaggacagaaAACCCAGGGACAGCCAGGGACACAGTGCTGGTTCCAGGTCATCT GAAGGACAAGTCACCCACAAGAGGTTGTCTATCACCCCAGTAGAAACATCATCCTCTGCAGTCAAGAAGCAacgtgttgctgatgttgctcaCAGCGCAGAAAAGAAGCATCATGTTGCTGATGTTGGTCACAGCGCAGAGAAGCGTGTTTCTGATGGTGCTCACAGTACAGAAAAGAAACGGCGTGTTTCTGATGTTGCTCACAGCTCAGAAAAGAAGCAACATGTTGCTGATGTTGGTCACAGCACAGACAAGAAACGGCGTGTTACTGATGTTGCTCACAACGCAGAGAAGAAACAgcgtgttgctgatgttgctcaCAGCGCAGAGTTGCACAGAGCACACGCAGCAAGCAGCATGTCTCAAGGCCGGGATCTGCCAGCGCAGAGAACGCCAAAGCACAGGACAGGCTCTGAGTCCAAGTCTGGCACAACA TGCACAGCAGTGCTTGAAGAGATAGCATCAGGGAAAACTCTGCTTCCAGAAGGCCCACCTTCATCTCTGCATG TGTTCGGACGAATCATGGTGAAGAGTGAGGCTGCTACTGTCCCAATTTCTATCATGATGCAAGGGCTGATACCGCCACGTCAGTTTGCTTTGGTAGGGGGTGAGGTTCTGCAGGAGCTTCTGTCCACCAGCTTCT ATGACAGTGACGAATACGAGCAGATGGTGTCGCTGTGTTATACAGATGACGGTGACAAATACAAGCAGATGGTATCGCTGTGTTATACAGATGATGGTGACAAATACAAGCAGATG CTTCAGGAGGCAGTTATCTACGGGCCCACCTGGGTACATCTTGACAATCTGCAAAACGTCAGCAAGAGACGCTGTACGAAGCAGTTCACTGATCAGTGTTCCAAGCCTGACCGACGTGCGTCACACATCAGGACCAGATATCAGGATAGACATATCGTGGTACCCCTGCAGAACAATCTGACGGGAAGCAGTTCCCTCGTGTTCAAAGCCTTATTGGCCACGAGCATCACATCAGGGTGTTGTGATGCAGACATATCTGGGTACGTTGTACATGTGACGATCTGCTGGTACAGAAGAACCAGGTGA